atataaattatactttcCTTTCTGTGTGCTCTGTTATTTTTTATGGAGTGGGGGGAGGGATAAGAAATGctgctttctgccttttctttttttaaaaaaaatttagggcttttttctttttctcatttttatcccTTGGATCATTCACTAAAACTGAGGTTCTTCCAGCTCCAACTATGTGCTAGGCTCAGTGTAGAGAAGGAGGGTGAGCATCAGATACCTACGTGGCCTCAGGCGGACTTCAGAGAGAGTGGGACTTACTGGACAAGCGTAGTGGGAGGAGTGCCTAGCAAGATTCGAAACTGCCTTCCAGCCATCCTGATCAGCCTTTCCACCTTCAAGTTGCTTAGTTCCCCTAAGAGTCAGTAGAGGTCACTACAGCTCCACAGGTTCAGTTCCAGTATGAAGCAaaggcacacttttttttttctttttttttttttaaaggagggtCAGATCTGTGTAGCTTACGGAAGATTTGAACTGCTAAGCACCTCCTGTATGTTTATTGTTCATTAAACAGAGCCTCTCAGAGATTGAGAGAGGACAGATACTTAGTTCACAAGGCGACtgtattaaaaaatgagataaaaaccaaacaaatatttattgagtacatactATACATTAACACTGCTGTTGGCCCTGGAGATAAAACAGTCACAAGTCAGCCCTTGCTCCAATGGGGCTTACACTCCAGTGGGGATACCCACAaagcatgaaaataaaagcagtaaaaataaaacagcattatGTTACTGAGGGGTGGGGTAAAAGGGTCTACTACGTTGAAGGCAGAAAAAGACCTCTCAGAGGAGGGAGCATTAAGCTGAGACATAAGAACAGGAAAATGCCAAAACAAGGGTTACAAAAATTGAGGTTTATACCCCGTAAATATATACAAGTATCATTTGTcaataaaaaacagtatttatattttttaaagtttggagACCCCTAAAAAAATTGAAGTTAACAATAAGTTCACACTTTTGACTAAAAAATGTAACACAGTAGGTTAGGATTTCTTCGGCAAGAGAATGTTACTTCACAACTTCAGATAAAATTATCAATCATAGCTATTATGCTTTAAATATTCTATCTACAGATGGTGATATCCTAAAGAGTCTAGGATCTAGACCAATGGTACTTAAATTTTCACATGCACACAAATCAcctgggatttttaaaatgcGAGTCTGgcagggctcggtggctcattcctataatcccagcactttgggaggcctaggtgggtggttcacctgaggtcaggagtttgagaccagcctggctaacatatcgaaaaccccatctctgctaaaaatacaaaaattagccaggtgtggtgacagacacctgtaatcccagccacttgggaggctgaggcaggagagtcgcttgaacctgggaggcagaggctgccgtgagcctgGGGCGACaaagcgaggctctgtctcaaaaaaaaaaaaaaaaaaaaaacctctgccaGAGTCTGATTCAGGAAGTCTGGAGTGGGATCCTGGAGTGAGACTGTGCATTTCCATCAACAGTACACCACACCAACACTGCTGGTCTTTGACTGTGACTACATGGTGATAAGATAcaggattttaaaatagaatttatggCATATATACAATAGGTGATGTCCCATTATGGGATACAAgcttaaaattgtaaaaatatcttttcaataGCGCCATTGTTTCCCTGTGACTGTAAAGATAACACAGATAATaggaaaagtttgaaatatgATGCCTTTCCCAAATGGCTCTCCCTTCCTACGTTGATAGGCTCTAATTACGTACCTTACATAAATGCCCTTTGGAATTTCTGATACCTGCCCTAGCAGGTTGAAGGGAGATTCAAAAATGAAGTAAGGCTCCTAGTCATAGTCATAGGCAGGGAGCCATCTCAATTTTTGGAGCACAGAACTGGGAGTGCAGAGACAGCAGGCATACCAGCACCCTTACATGCCAGAGAAGTGAGATTAACATGACGCGAAAATTAGCCTCTTCTCTCCCATTCCcgttccatcttaaaaaaaaaaaaaaaaaatcaaaccattgACAAAGAATTGCTAAAATGGGACCTGTTGCTCCCACACACCAGAGCCACCCTGGACAAAAGCCAGAGTCCCAGCTAAGAAAACAGTCTGCCTTCTTCCCACGGTAACGTAGGCTTTGTTTATATCATTCCTTGGCCACTCCATCCTGGAAATTTAAGACTGGCACAGTCAGTAGATGGGGGCGAGTTCGTCTAGGAGCCTCCCCAACTCAGCGTCAACACCTCCCAGGGCGTTCCCTCCTGCCCTCGACTCATCTCTCTCATCACGTGCCAATCCTGGGATCTGAGAGAGGGTAGTCTTGGCATCAACCCCGCAAGGCTGCAGCTCCCACCTGTAGCTTCCTTCTGCTGTAGCTGCCGAGTTCCTCGATTACAACGTGCAACTGGTCAGGTGGGCAATGTCTTTGATCTCCGGACAGTAGAGCACTGGGGAAAAGAAGGGTTAGTGGCAGCAGAGCAAGCCGACGAACCCCGGCGTTCCTCGGCGCTCTCTGCCCTGCATCCTCCCCTGGCAGCCCCTCACCGTTGCTAGGCAGCGGACGCCGCCAGCGGCGCGCGGGCGCCAGGACCCTGTCCCAGAGCCTCCGGAGCGCGCGCCACCCAGCGCTCCTAGGCCCCGCCCACTTCTCGCTCTGCCTTTCCGCCTCCGCCTCTCCTTCAGCGTCGCCGCTTTCCTTGGCCGGGTTCCCCGCCTCATCTCGTTCGCACTCGGCCCGCGCTTTTTTCTCCAATCGCGACCACAAGTCCGAGTCGAGGGTGATCTCCGTGACGCCGCCGCGCGGGAGCGGCGAGGGCGCGCGGCAGAAGGGGCACGTGACCACGCGGCGCAGGCGCACCACGCGCGCGGCAGCCCCGCCGCCGTCCCCGCGCGCCGCCAGCTCGCGGAGGCAGGCAGTGCAGAGCGTGTGGCCGCAGCGGGCACGCGCCGTCCCGGGCAGGCGGCGGGGCGCGCGGACCCCGAGGTTGAAAGGGCGGTAGCATATGTTGCAGTCCAGCTCGCCCCGCTCCGGAAGAGAGGGCACCCTCACCAAGAGCTGCATCGTGCCCGCCGCGGATTCGAGGACGTCGCTAACGCTGCCGGCTCCGTGGACAAAACGAGCAGACCCTTCTGGGGCCGGCGCCGCGGCCTCTTTCCCCTTTTAATAGGGGAATAAGTGAGGCTCCACCCCGCGAAGCGTCACGCCTTGATCGGGCCGCGCCCCGTGGTGGCACGTGTTGGGGCGGTGGAGGTGTGAGGCCAGGAATGACAGCGATGGTGGAGTGGGGGAG
This is a stretch of genomic DNA from Saimiri boliviensis isolate mSaiBol1 chromosome 17, mSaiBol1.pri, whole genome shotgun sequence. It encodes these proteins:
- the RNF227 gene encoding RING finger protein 227, encoding MQLLVRVPSLPERGELDCNICYRPFNLGVRAPRRLPGTARARCGHTLCTACLRELAARGDGGGAAARVVRLRRVVTCPFCRAPSPLPRGGVTEITLDSDLWSRLEKKARAECERDEAGNPAKESGDAEGEAEAERQSEKWAGPRSAGWRALRRLWDRVLAPARRWRRPLPSNVLYCPEIKDIAHLTSCTL